In a genomic window of Telopea speciosissima isolate NSW1024214 ecotype Mountain lineage chromosome 5, Tspe_v1, whole genome shotgun sequence:
- the LOC122662948 gene encoding floricaula/leafy homolog 1-like: protein MDPNAFSVSLFKWDPRGATAPPQRLLETVAATPTTYVTSTRPPRDIGGLDMLFQAYGVRYYTTTKIAELGFTVSTLVNMKEEELDEMMSNLSQIFRWDLLIGERYGIKAAAKAKHRRLLVEDDESRQRCHHLLLAHDATNVTRIDANSSIYRNPHQSRQTTP from the coding sequence ATGGATCCCAACGCCTTCTCGGTGAGTCTGTTCAAATGGGACCCAAGAGGGGCGACTGCACCACCCCAACGGTTGCTGGAAACGGTGGCTGCAACTCCGACGACGTACGTCACAAGCACAAGGCCGCCTAGGGATATAGGAGGACTAGACATGTTGTTCCAAGCGTACGGTGTCCGATACTACACGACAACAAAGATAGCGGAGCTAGGGTTCACTGTGAGCACACTGGTGAACATGAAAGAGGAGGAGCTGGACGAGATGATGAGCAACCTCTCACAGATCTTCCGGTGGGACCTCCTTATTGGTGAGAGGTATGGCATTAAGGCAGCCGCCAAGGCCAAGCATCGACGCCTCTTAGTCGAAGATGATGAATCTCGACAGCGttgccaccacctcctcctcgcACATGATGCTACCAATGTCACACGAATTGATGCCAACTCCTCAATCTATAGAAATCCACACCAATCTCGACAGACAACTCCTTAA